Part of the Carnobacterium pleistocenium FTR1 genome is shown below.
GTTTTTGAAAAAGACACATGGGTCCACATTTTCAGTTACTTTACAAAACCAACTATAGTCAACTGATTTAAATTTATACAGCCTATAAAATAAAAAGCTAAAGAATCAAAACAAAGATCTTTGTTTTGGTTATTTGGCTTTTTTTGTATTTGCCTTCTAGCATGCTTAGAGTCGACAGATCTATTTAAATGATTCCCCAACTATCGATGGAAAATAATATTAGTCAAGATGTCTTTTGTATAAAGTCTATATCTGCCGCTACAGGAACGATAAAATAGATGTTAGTGTAATTGATAGCACGTCCCAAAATAGTCCCTAGGCGGTCTCACGATTCGTTATAGGCATACACCTTAATTTAAAGAGAGATTTAGTTTACTGCGCTGATTCTATGTAACAACAAACCGTATTTGTTATAACAGAAAAAACAAAAAGCATTGAAATTGCGGATAGTCAATAAGAGTCAAATAAAAGGAGGAATAAAAATGAATCAAATTGGATTAGTTGGACGTTTGGTCAGAGAAATAGAATTAAAAGAGATTGGAGAAGACAAGGTTGTAATAAATAATACTTTAGCAGTGACAAAACGAATTAAAAAAGAAAATGGGCCACAAGCCGACTTTATCCCAATCGTTGCATGGGGCCAAGTGGCTAAGTTGATGCACCTTTATTGTGAAAAAGGACATATGGTTGGTCTTACAGGAAGAATTCAATCAAGATCGTATATCAATAAAGAAGAAGAAACTGTTTTTATTGTTGAAATGGTTGTAGAAGAAGTTCATTTTTTACAAAATAAAAAGATAGAAGCAGCAGCAGCAGGATAAAAACGACAAAAATGTTACGAGTTTGTAACAAACCTCAATTTAAAGATAAATAAAAACAAAAAGCTGATAAAATAGCTCATTGAATAATTTTTTTTGTAATACTAGCTTAACAAAAAAAAGATAATTAAAATTAAATAACAAGTAAAATGAATTTGAGATTAGAAAAAATAAAAGAATGAAAGCTTCAGTTTTAAGTATTTAAGTTAAAATAATTACAGATTATGAGAAAAAAATTCCAAAAATTAAAAAGTTGAATATTCAGAATCATTACAATCGTTTCAATGGAAACGGTGATAAAAAAAGTTGTGTTACACATGCGTAATTTCCAAGTAACCAAAGCCTATATCGTGCATGATATGATATTCCTCGTACTGAATAGGAGGATAAAATTTAATGAACAAAATAGGTATGCCCATCATGGCTTTATTAATTTTAGCATTGGGGACATTAGGAATCAAAAATAGTTTAGCTACTCAAAATGTTAAAATTGGAGATACATCAGAGAATATAAAAAGCAGCAAATCAGAAGAACTCCTTGCACAAAGCAGTTTAGATCCTCTAATAGAAAATAGGAGATTAGCTGTACAAGCGGTAATGACCAATCTCTCATTTGAGGAGAACCGGTTAGAATCAGTCAGTTTTAAAGATCAAGCTCAGGAAGATGTAGATGAAGTAACGAACACCGCTAAGTATATAGTAGAATCTGGCGATACACTTGTAAATATTGCAACAGCCTTTGAGGTTGAAGCAAGCGAATTAGCGGAGTGGAATGAATCGGTAACACTGAATTCTCAGTTACAAATAAATGAAGCTATTGAAATAGAAACAGCGTTAGATCCTGAAACTATTCAGCCTGAAAAGCTGACATGGGAAAAGAAAGAAAAGGTAGAAAATGAAGTTGATCTTTCAAACTCTATAATGGAAACAAACGATACTGTATCTGACGATGCAGCAGAAACGTTAACGGTTGTTGCCACTGCTTATAGTCGCAATCAACCAGCATTAACCAATATCACTGCAATGGGAATAGACCTAAGAGATAATCCTCAAGTTATTGCTGTTGATCCTGATTTTATTCCTTTAGGGACTAGAGTATTCGTGGAAGGATATGGCGAAGCTATTGCAGGTGATACCGGGAGCGCAATCAATGGAAACCGTGTGGATCTGCATATGGAAAGTATGGATGAATCATTTACTTGGGGTATCCAAGAAGTTGAATTAACATTATTAGATTAATAGAGAGAAGTCGATGGAGGTAATTAACTCCATCGACTTCTTTTTGACTAAATAAAGAAGTTTATAAGATGATTTTGGAAGATGCTTTAGTTGCAAGTTTAAAAAGAGTATAATAAACTAGAGAAATTTTTTTAAAGAAAGAGGTCATTCCATGAATATATTAATGATTGAAGATAATCAATCCGTGTGTGAAATGATGGAAATGTTTTTCATGAAAGAGGAATGGAAAGCAACTTTTATCCAAGATGGCAAATTAGGATTAGATACTTTTTTAAATGATTCCGAAAAATGGGATTTAGTTACGTTGGATTTAAATTTACCAAGTATGGATGGTATGCAAATTTGTCGTGAGATACGTAAAGTTTCAAAAACAATTCCTATTATTATGCTGACAGCCAAAGACTCTGAAAGTGATCAGGTTATTGGATTGGAAATAGGGGCTGATGATTATGTCACAAAACCGTTTAGTCCACTAACGTTGATTGCGCGTATAAAAGCATTATACCGACGTGTAGATTTAATTAATGATGAAGCCGATAAATTAGAAGGTAAAGCTTATGAAGTCGAAACAAAACACCTTAAAATGGATAAAAGAACGCGTGAGGCAATCCTGTATGAGAAACCAATTGAAAGTTTAACGCCTAAAGAATTTGAATTGCTCTACACATTAGCTAAAAGCCCAAGACAGGTTTTTTCTAGAGAACAACTTTTAACGATTATTTGGGACTATGAATATTTTGGAGACGAACGGACAGTTGATGCACATATCAAGAAATTGCGTCAAAAGATAGATAAAACAGGTCCACAAGTGATTCAAACGGTTTGGGGAGTGGGCTATAAATACGATGATTCCGGAGTTACTTCATGAGAATAAATTACTTTTACCAACAAATGTTGGCCTTTTTTGCGGTAGTGATGACAGTCTTAGTTATTCTAGGATTTTCTTTTTTACAATTTGCACGAAACACAGCTTATCAAAGTACGGAAGCGCAATTATTTGGCTACGCTGAAGCATTAATAGATGAAAATCTGCAGACCGATAAGATAGAAAGTGGGCAAATTATTTTAAAGAATCAAGGTGTATCGATTTTTGTGTTTGATGATACAGATAGTATGACCTATCCTATTACAACAGATGATTATGTAAGTGGCATTTCAGACAGTGATTTAGCTAAGTTGAAGAACGGAAAACCCTTAACATTAACGCAAAGAAATACGGATTTTTTTGGTAACGAAGTGAATACTGCTATTGTTTATCAGCCTTTTTTCACTCAGAGTACGGGTGATTTCTATGGTTTTATCGCCGTTAGTGCACCTGTAAGTATGATTGAATCTAGTTTGAAGGATATAAGAAATAATTTATTTAGTGCTTTTATCTTTTCTCTTATTGGAGCTACAGTGGCTAGTTATCTTTTTGCTAAGTTTCAAGTGAAACGGATCAACCGTATTAGGAGCGCAACGCATAAAGTCGCTAAAGGCGATTTCACCATCCAATTAGAAAATAAAGAAATGGATGAGTTTGATGATTTAGCAGCTGATTTTAACAGTATGGTTGATTCTTTAAAATATTCTCAAGAAGAAATCGAACGGCAAGAAAATCGAAGAAGACAATTTATGGCAGATGCTGCTCATGAAATGCGTACGCCTTTAACAACGATTAATGGCTTGTTAGAAGGCATTGAACATGACATGATTCCGGAGAACCAGAAACAGCGAAGCATTCAATTGATGCAAAATGAAACACGTCGGTTGATTCGCTTAGTAAATGAAAATTTAGATTATGAAAAAATTCGTTCTAATCAAATCATGTTACAAAAGCAACGGTTCAATGCGTATGAAGCACTAGAAATGATTGTAGAACAGTTAAAAGGAAAAGCGAATGATTCGGGTAATGAATTGGTACTAGATTGTCCAACAGAGCTAATCTTATTTGCCGATTATGATCGCTTTTCTCAAATCATCGTAAATATTATTCAAAATGCGATCCAGTTTACAGATAATGGTAAAATTAATATCATAGGTTATGCTAATGAAAATGAAACCATCATTAAAATCAAAGATTCTGGAATCGGTATGTCCGCTGAAGAAGTTGAAAGTATATGGGAACGTTACTATAAAGCCGATATTTCAAGAAAAAATACCAAATATGGCGAATCAGGGCTAGGGTTAGCAATCGTCCAACAGTTGGTAAATCTTCACAATGCAAAAGTTACAGTAGAAAGCTCACCAGATGAAGGAACAACCTTTACCTTATCTTTTCCAATTGAATGAAATAAAAAAAGCTAGAAGCTGCGGCTCCTAGCTTTTTTAACTGATTTTTTTTGAGAGGTAAGAGGTCGAAGTCATCTTAAGTTGATTTTTAATAGGTAAGAGCTGTTCATTAGGAGTGAAAAGAATAAACGAGCAGCCTGTTTTTCTTGTAAATTCACGAAACAAAAGTAGCCAGTCTTGTTT
Proteins encoded:
- a CDS encoding single-stranded DNA-binding protein, producing MNQIGLVGRLVREIELKEIGEDKVVINNTLAVTKRIKKENGPQADFIPIVAWGQVAKLMHLYCEKGHMVGLTGRIQSRSYINKEEETVFIVEMVVEEVHFLQNKKIEAAAAG
- a CDS encoding 3D domain-containing protein, producing MNKIGMPIMALLILALGTLGIKNSLATQNVKIGDTSENIKSSKSEELLAQSSLDPLIENRRLAVQAVMTNLSFEENRLESVSFKDQAQEDVDEVTNTAKYIVESGDTLVNIATAFEVEASELAEWNESVTLNSQLQINEAIEIETALDPETIQPEKLTWEKKEKVENEVDLSNSIMETNDTVSDDAAETLTVVATAYSRNQPALTNITAMGIDLRDNPQVIAVDPDFIPLGTRVFVEGYGEAIAGDTGSAINGNRVDLHMESMDESFTWGIQEVELTLLD
- a CDS encoding response regulator transcription factor, whose product is MNILMIEDNQSVCEMMEMFFMKEEWKATFIQDGKLGLDTFLNDSEKWDLVTLDLNLPSMDGMQICREIRKVSKTIPIIMLTAKDSESDQVIGLEIGADDYVTKPFSPLTLIARIKALYRRVDLINDEADKLEGKAYEVETKHLKMDKRTREAILYEKPIESLTPKEFELLYTLAKSPRQVFSREQLLTIIWDYEYFGDERTVDAHIKKLRQKIDKTGPQVIQTVWGVGYKYDDSGVTS
- a CDS encoding sensor histidine kinase, which produces MRINYFYQQMLAFFAVVMTVLVILGFSFLQFARNTAYQSTEAQLFGYAEALIDENLQTDKIESGQIILKNQGVSIFVFDDTDSMTYPITTDDYVSGISDSDLAKLKNGKPLTLTQRNTDFFGNEVNTAIVYQPFFTQSTGDFYGFIAVSAPVSMIESSLKDIRNNLFSAFIFSLIGATVASYLFAKFQVKRINRIRSATHKVAKGDFTIQLENKEMDEFDDLAADFNSMVDSLKYSQEEIERQENRRRQFMADAAHEMRTPLTTINGLLEGIEHDMIPENQKQRSIQLMQNETRRLIRLVNENLDYEKIRSNQIMLQKQRFNAYEALEMIVEQLKGKANDSGNELVLDCPTELILFADYDRFSQIIVNIIQNAIQFTDNGKINIIGYANENETIIKIKDSGIGMSAEEVESIWERYYKADISRKNTKYGESGLGLAIVQQLVNLHNAKVTVESSPDEGTTFTLSFPIE